The genomic segment acatgaatgATAGATAGtgcaaagaagaaaatattgttaatatgatcgatgaaaatacatgttttgCACACATTAAATGACATCCCTTCTTCGATTTGAAGATTCGGTGAAAAAATATCTGTACTCATAACAAtacccaccaccaccaccaccatcatcaacacttATGTCGGACTAGCtagattgaaaaacaaaatgtcaaCATAATCAGATTATTTATTGAGGCTTAAGATATCAAATACCTGATTATTAAATTGCCTCACAACAGGTGAACACTGAGAAGGGGGAAAGAACGGCACGGGGATGGAGCCGggattttcaaaagttttttaaCCGAtgtatagcaaaaaaaaatgacatatttaaTTGGATTGGCAATGaagatttaatatttttgtttcatttttggcATCACTTTCAGGAAGTACGACATTGACAACAACGCAAGTCCAAACAATACCACCAACTACTACACCGCAGCAAACTACAACGCAGACGCCATCAACAGCTCAGCAACAAACGACAACTGGAATTccaactacaacaacaacaacacagcAGCAAACAACGCATACAtcaacaacaaatgaagaaacaaCAGCACAACCATCAACCTTACCGCAACAACTAACTACAATACATCCATTGACAACAACACAGCAACAAACTACAGTTAGAAATTCAACAGGGCAGCAGACAACAACGCAAAAATCAGCATCATATGAAGTAACAACACCGCAGCAACAACCTACAACGCATCCATCTACAACCCCAACGCAACAGCAAACGACGGTAGGCACTTTAAcaacaacaaatgaagaaacaaCAACGCAACCATCAACACCGCAACAACAACCTACAACGCATTCATCTACAACACCAACGCAACAGAAAACGACGTTAGGCCCTTTAAcaacaacaaatgaagaaacaaCAATGCAACCATCAACACCACAACAGCAACCTACAACGCATCCATCTACAACACCAACGCAGCAGCAAACAACGTTTGGCCCTTCAACAACAACATGGCAGCAAACAGCACCGGAGACATCAACATCATATAAAGAAACAACAACGCGACCCTCAACCACACCGCAACAGCAACCTACAACGCATCCATCTACAACACCAACGCAGCAGCAAACAACGTTTGGCCCTTCAACAACAACACAGCAGCAAACAGCACCAGAGACATCAACATCATACAAAGAAACGACAACGCAACCCTCAACAACACCGCAACAGCAACCTACAATGCATCCATCTACAACACCAACGCAGCAGCAAACAACGTTTGGCCCTTCAACAACAACACGGCAGCAAACAGCACCAGAGACATCAACATCATACAAAGAAACAACAGTGCAACCCTCAACACCGCAACAGCAACCTACAACGCATCCATCTACAACAGTGACGCAGCAGCAAACAACGTTTGGCCCTTCAACAACAACTGGGCAGCAAACAACAACACAGACAACAACAACGCAACCCTTGTCAACACCGCAGCAGAAATCTACAACGCATCCATCTACAACAGCAACGCAGCAACAAACGACGATTGGCCCTACAAGAACACAACAGCACAGAACAACGCAGATATTAACAACAAATAAAGGCACAACACCACAAACCCCAAGAACACAGCAGTTAACTACAACGCGTCCATCGATATCAGCACAGCAACAAACCTCAGTTGGATCTTCAACAACAACACAACGGCAAACAACAATGCAGACATCAACGGAAATTGAAAAGACAGCGACACAGCAGCAAACGGCATCACAGACatcaaaacaaaatgagaaaACAACGACTCAACTCTCAACAACACCGCATCAGCAACCTGCTACGCATCCATCGACAACAGCACAGCAACAAACGACAGTTGGATCATCAACAACACATGACCAAACAACAACGCAGCCATctacagaaaataaagaaacacaATCGTCAACAAGACAGCAGCAAACAACAACATCAAATGAAGATACATCAATGAAACTACCACAAACTACGACACAGCAGCAATCTACAATACATCCATCAATAACAACACAGCAACAAACGAAAACGCAGATGTCAACGGCGAATGAAGAGACAACAACACAGCAGCAAACGACAACTCAGAcatcaaaacaaaatgaggaTACAGCGACCCAGCTCTCAACAACATCGCAGCAGCAACTCACAACGCATCCATCAACAACAATGCAGCAACAAACGACAGttatattttcaacaacaaCACAGCCGCAGCCAACAACGCAGATTTCATCATCAAATAAAGAAAGAACAACGCAACCTTCAACAACAACCCAGCAGCAAACAACAAGACAGCCATCAACAACAGTGAATgaagaaacaacaacaataacccCGACTCATACATCTACAGGAACAAAAGAAACATCACAGCCATCAACAACATTACTTCTGCAAACTACACTGCAACCCTTGACAACATTGCAGCAGCAAATTTCTACGGAAAGATTAACAACAAAGGAAGAAACAACAATGGTAACAGTGATAGCAACAGATCCCTTAACAACAGTGCATGAGGAGACGTCGACACAACATCAAACGACAACGTGGTCATCGACTTCAACGCAACAGCAAACAATGCATGCATCAACATTATTGCATGAACAATCACCAACGCAACAATCAACCACATTACATCAGCGAACAACGTTATTCTCATCGTCAATGCAACAACAATCGACATTGCATTCATCAGCATCAACGCAACAGCAAACAACATCAGAATCGCAACAAACAAACCATCAGCAAACTACATCAGAGCCAAGAAAAACGACGCAGCAGCAAACAAGAACGCAGTCTTCGGCACGACAAAGCACAACGCAGCCATCACCCATAACACCGTTGATGCAAACAACGCAGCCATCAACAGCACAAATGCAGCAGCTAACGACAACGCATCATTCATCAATCGGACGACAGACAACGTCGGGGACCGCAGAAATATATCAAGCAGGAGCAACACAGAGAAAATTGCCATCAAAATGTGAGTTTGCAACTCAAAACAaatatcacattaaaaaaaatataatacacgcCACTGCAGGATCACCCAAaggcaggggcggatcaagTATTCGCCAATATCGGGGGAGgcggaaaatattttcatccatacTTTAAACATCTGCCGCTAAAAGctgatttatgtttttttaagggGGTATTCCTAGGGAAAGGCTCCTGTATAGTACTCATTGAGCCTTGCTCAATAggatataaaaaaacatttataactTTAATTCCTTTACCGAGAATTAATTTCAACTAGtatattttgtgtttatttGTCTGTTTTAAAGGATATAAAATGCGATATGTGGCATCCATATCACgattttcaaaaatgtattttccgaCCATACTGATTAATTGATCAATAGTACACaaaataatacccctttcataaacccaaattatgcggataatatccgcataatttggtcgtaaaatcggagcgggaccagagttatccgcattatttcgatgctgcaattatccgcataatagcggcatcgggaccagattttgactttatcatgaacgcatttccaaagtaatgcggataattgccatggtgtggtcacaaggtcacccttttccaaaacaaccccatcggagggggtgtgtgcagttgccatgacaattatccgccttttttaggtcgggcgctcgtaaaaaatagtgcagattattttcggagttggtgaatgcaatttttattgaattatccgcattactcttaggcggataattggaagatgggtttatgaaaggggtattagtaaTACTATGAATGAGTTTCGTTGTATTGAATGTGTGTGATTTACTTTGATTGCAGATAAGACATTCAGAAGATACTGGCTTCTTGCAGACAACGCCGTACTCGATGCCTCATACACGCTCCCTGGTGTGACGTCATTCATCCAGTGCAGTCAAATATGCTTCGATGAGGCCTCGTGTCCAGCTTTCACATATATCAAAAGTGATAGATTGTGCTTAATAGGCGAGCCCTCAGCCCTGAACATGCTTCAACTACACCAGGGGGCTAAGACATATTCAAGCGAGCTTAATTTGTAACTTATTAAAGTTGGAATCCACATGGATTTTAGATCAAGAGGAAAGATGGATGTGAAAGAACACGAAATGTACGAATTAGCCAGTTactttatataaataaatataagtgTGTGGAGATAAAGATCATTTACtgaattaaaaaacaacaacccaCAGATAGGAAAATCTAAGTGAGCAAGAACGAATCTATAACCCAAACTGGATTCTGGACATCGAGCCTCGTACGTGAGTTATAAAAGGGCAAGAGAATGAAGTGACTCGCCTCGAGGTGCGCGTAGCTGAAATGTGCTACATTCATTGGAACTCTTCGGTTTGCCAACGTTCTTTTCCGCCATTCATGAGATATATCACCTCTGCCGGGCACCTTCGCTACTTTTAAAATATCTGTAGATATTAGAAATCAATCGAACTCTTAATAACAGCGAACTTGTGTATGGATTTATTGACACCGAAATGCAGTTGTCATAGGACTGATAAAATATGAAACTTATTGCATGTGTACATTTTTCTTCTACTCACGTATTCCGAAATTCATAATAATGTCGTGTAGTGTCATAGCATTAGAAACATATGTACTAGCTCCATTACGAaaagtgaaaatttattttggaaaataaatatttactttgaaaatgggttgaaaattatttaaatttatcGGTTTATTGAGTTCGCTCTCTTCAAACAcgttttaaatcaaatttaataacTGCCatgttattttaatttccagTTATTATTATGCAGAGATGTgtgacaaaaatatatgttaCAGTGCAAAAGTACAAGCAATCTTTACCATGTTTAGCAGCGGCGTACGCAGAGGGGGTTCAAacccccttaatttttttaaagcccATTTTGTACGCAGGGAGGTGGTCACAGAGTTTCAACCCCCCTAACAAATTAACCCCCAACAATTTTGTtggtaaaaatgaaattacGACCCCGAATAGAATTGCAGGGTGTAATTCTTTAATAAATATCCCATCCTTCGTCCCAAGCCCCCCGCCCCCCATTTTTGCTGAAAGGGGGTGGTAAAAAGTCATTCAGGGTCCCtttacacaaaggttagcgattaatcgtacgcttgattttgattttcacaactgattttacattgtagtcaatgcaattaaTCATTAAAACTGTTCTAAGGATTGCTAAGATTTGTGTAACGGGCCCCAGATTAGTTTAACCgaattttgactttacattCATCCTTCAAACAGCCATTTCAAAGACCGGTTTGTTACCGCTTGGTCTACAGACTTATAACATAATCCCTCTCATAtccatattcttattttttgtttgaattcaaGAAAATAGTTTGGTGTTTCTGTGCAAATTTCTGTTGGATACTGACATGACTGTTGCTAATTATGGGAAAATCCAGAGTTTGAGACTGTTTTTACATGgaaaatgcaaattttcaaGGGCACCCTGGCCTTATATCGGCAAAGTACCAAGTGCTGTAGTCAACACGTCTAGTTTGAAATTCTTAATATGATTATGTAAGAAATTAATATTTGGATTGCAAATCACTTGGATTATGTAAGGGATACTGGTTTATctaaagaaaagaaggaaaaaacagCTTCACTCTTATGCGTTATGATTATGGAAACAAAATTCTCAAAATCAACTCCTTATTGTTGAATATTTCTTCTggtttctcatttttttcttgtctccttttttttcattatacaaTGAATTTACATCTTTATCCATATATGTACTCAATAGCTGCTTATACAACGTACATAAACATGATCAGATGAATAAACATTCCGATGAgaaattttaaattatttatccAATGTTTGTCACTGACATAATTCTCGATGTCATCACCATATGCGGGATTGTCTTAAGACTATTATGCTTATGAGGACTTTAAATTTAAATTGAAGGCCCTGTGGACACTTTTGGGGTATACTTTTGTGACCCCCAAAATGCAATTAAATGATAAGCTAGTGaataaacgggggggggggggcagtgcccTCTCCCTTCTTGCCCTCATTTTATACGACCATACCTGAACTAAAATAACATCAATATCTCGCTGAGTTAAAGACAATATAATATCTGGCTATTTCCATAATCTAAAATGACTGCATTAGTGCATATAATCACCCCGAGGAAGTGATAATGCTGTCATATCCACTGAACTCAAAACGTGACTAATTTCTTGCTTCATACGCCTATCCCGAATACGAAACGAAATAatcataaaaagaattaaacgGGACATATTTCGCCGCGCATTTAAAGCTTATTTAAGTAAGGTAATGATTGAGATAATAAACAGTGCAACGAACCTTTATCTAAAATAGTACACGGTGCCATGCACTTTTTCCAAACTTTGAGATGcaacacattttcattttgcgCATACTTCAGATAATGGTTATAGTCGCTGTGACTACAAAGGTCTAAATCAACTTGAGGGATCAGCGAAAAGCAGAACGTCATCTTGTGAATGAAGGCCGAATCTACAATTCAAAACCCGATTCACTTTTCTCAGTAAGTGGAATATAATTCATAATAACGATAAGTATAGGCAATTAAACAAACAATAGACAAGCAATCAGTGATGTATGGAACACTAATTTCGAGTCACCTCGTGGGTCGATCGCGTTCGTCACAATCGCTTCAACATATTTCGAGCGCAATTACCATGATGACCATTAACACGAATTCAAATTTGGCAATTTCGTGTGCATTGTCATGTAATTATTTAAACTCTAAACTACAATCCGGTATATCTACTGAAATATACGGATCAGTGGGTACATCCTACATATTCTAAAAGGTCATAATTTTGAGACGAGTTTATTTTGGGGGTGTTAATCCAATCCCACTTTAAACTCCCCCCTCTCTACCAATATTTAGATCATATATATAGAGGATACTGCATTATATTAGGTATCTGCAAACATATTCCTAACCTGGTTCAGTATAATACGCTATTGATCctcaggagaaaaaaaaaacaatattcctCCGAGAAAATTGAAGTCATAATTCTTTTGAGAGCATTtgtaatttttacatgaaatggaTTTGACGTTTTATTTCATCCTCTGTATGTTCCATATCGTCTTCATACATGCATCGGATGGTCGGGAGCTATGCGGGGGTAAGTTGTTGCGCACTTTAAATAGAATACgtttataaaattaaaatagtTTGCACATCGAAAGAAATATcagttttacaaaataaataaataattaaataaataaatgaatgaatgaatgaatacaaataaatatgattttttttaaattccgaCCGTTGAATAAACCTTGCTGTCAGATAAAAGCCGTTTTTCaggaataatgaataaaaaatgtataatcGGGGTAAAACGAATACGATGAACGCCCTCTAAAAAGGGGAACAAGAAACTAAATAATATACGAATGTAATAATACAAAAGGACACCATAAATATATTTAGATTgtactttagaaaaaaaaaaaaaaagtgtacaaGACAGCATCCGATTCGTTTTAGTCTTTAACTTAAATATCGCCTGTTTTGGTGATGTTTAATATAAATTCAAATCGATTCTGCACAGACGACACCATTGCTAATTCACTCGTCACTCAACCCCCTCCTTCCCCTTTGTCCAAACCTCTCCCCTCAGGTCCCTAACTACCCCCTATCTCtccctagtctgctatgcagactctgaatggctcgtgaagtgggatctgcagctggtttgcgaagcaaaccagcctgaaagggcgagcgaagcgagccattcagagtctgcatagcagacctAGTAGACccagtctgctatgcagactccctgaatcagctgtgatacacacactacagatgtgggtctacagttgTAGACTACTATCTCCATTACCTGTATGTCTATCACTCTGTCTCCGTCCGTCCGTTCGCTTATctatttctttccctctctgtcGAAGCATGCAATTCAAACCATGTGGAACACAACGGATCCTGCTATTACTTCTCGACCAGTGTGGCCAACCACTCCGACGCAAACCAATCGTGCCATGACATCGGCCTCTACTTGGTTGCCATAGAAACTCCTGAGGAACAGGACTTTGTAGTGGACAATCTACTGAACCCCGACGTTAACCACTGGATAGGGTTAACTGCTGATGGTAGCGGAAACCAAGTGTGGTCGGACAGTACGAATGTGACATATAGTAACTATGGCATGGATGAAGTTAACGTATTTGATGATGGAGGTCTTTGTTTCAGAATACGACCATCAAACAATTACACTTGGTATGACCAGATTTGCTCTAACCTATATCGCTACATCTGCGAAAGGAAAACCAGTGAGTCCATTTTTGCCAATTCGAAGTATTTCTTTAATTCCTACTTGGGCTGTTATactgtatatgtattttttaattatttttttctttctttgctgTTGTTATTTATATCTTGAATATAACCTGTTTCACTTTACAAATATGCTTCTGAAGATGGACTGAAATGAAGATCgaaataagaaaatcaaataCGACTTTACGAAGAGTTTGCTCACTCAGATCAGTTTGTCTGAATATAAAGTTACATCCATTCTAATGTTCAATCCGCATCAGCTGAAATTTAGCGTTTAGTCAAGCCATGGCAATTTCATTTTCCGTAATTCGTATTGCTCTTAAATTTTAGTGTGCCCAGATACGTCTGCAGAAACCCCTACTACCACACTTTATACAGGAACATCATCGATAGACCCAATCTCAATTCTTTCATCTGATGCAACTCAGACGATCCAAAATATGGACACATCTGCATCCTTACATGACAATACGGGTGCTTCTTCTGTGACTTCAGCCAATATGTCAACATTCGCGCCATTGGAGACGACAGATGGTTTTATCTATGATACAAACAACGCAACCATGGCGACACCCCCATTGTCCTCCTCCACACCAACATCAACTGCACCACGATCATCTTCATCACTTCCATCATCATCTTGGACCACAGACGGTGGCTTTACCTCTAAATCTTATCTACTTACAAGCAAGATGACAGCCGCACCTACTACACATTTCACAACCACTTGTCATGGCAAACGTGGTAAGTACTATACCTGTTTGAAACAGCCGTTTTCagtcatttttaaaattttcattccaACATGTGAATACAATAGTAAATAGCATTTATTTTTCCTCCATAAACAAAGATATACATTTGCAGTTTTTGGGTGCCGTACTCATATTTGGATAGCTAAACATGATTCATTATATTTCTATATTGATTTCACCAGATAGAAAGCACAGTAAAGGGAAAATACGGTGTGGTGGTGGCGGAGAAAGGTGCTGCTCTAGGGTTATTTTGTTATGCTTAATCATAAGTCAATTAGATGTCAGTCAACGATGCCAttagaaaatgatgaaaaaaagagaacattGGATAAAATCGATCCTTTTCTTCATGAAATGGGTTTTTCAATACCCCTCAAGAAAAATATGTTGAAAAACTATCAAGTTTATTTGTTTTGAAAGTGGCATTCTGGAATAGTAAACTTACAGACCTTCAAAGAACATAGAAGCATTAGGAGTTCCAGCATGACACCAAAGTTGTTTTTAATCAAGGCTTTCACTGCCCTGTTCCGAGGCCCAATAAGCATGTTTCTTTGTGTTACTACTTACTGATACTCTTTGAAACAGAATACACGAGAAGCACAAATTTCAGACTACTAGCCAGCAATTCAACGATCAACGCTGACTATATTCATTCATCATATTCTGTATCGTCACACATCGGATGTGCCCAACAATGCCTCGCAAACGTCATGTGCACGGCTTTTGCATTTCTTCCAACTGAAAGATTGTGCTTGCTAGGTGAAAGAGGTGGGACATCATCACGCTTCAAGAGACACCTTGGGGCTACAACTTATTTGATGGTTTCTGTCTAAggatgaaaatataatacaatgCAAGTCAAGATGTTTGCATTTTACTGCTGTATATCGAGTAGagttcaattattttcatagcTAGCTGCTACCTCAGTGTCAttacaatcatcaaaataatcgCTATCAACTCATtctcattgtcatcatcatcaccattgtaaTCACCATTAATAATAccattagcataattatgctatcATTCCCATTAATGCCATCACTTATTTTATCATCACAACTTCACTCATGACACAATGAATCACAGAGCTACTAAAGGCACTCTCTGACAAAAATCACTATTACATTCAGgtaaaaagttgtaaaaaaaaactcaaagtGTTTGTTCGATTTTCACATTTAATGAAGTAGAATTTGCACACTATCAAATTTATTGCAATCACGTCACCACTGACATCAGTGTTATTTGGACTTAATGGTGAGAGATCATAATTACAACTTCATTGATGAAAAAACATAATTAATTATACACACAAAGTCACTTGAAGTGTTTCAATCAATTTGATGGAATAAGTATGACGAAGAATTGGACCATTCTTAGAATAGACTACCAAATAAGGAAACAAGTCtgttgcagaaaaaaaataatgaacaaaacatacaaacaatatcctaaaaacaaacatgaccaaaacaaaacatgaagaACAGATTTCAACCTATGAATTTCAAATCATAACTAAAGGATATACACTGTGTATAGTTGTATAATAATAGAGTATAAATGGAGTATATATCTCTTGCATTGTAATTGCTTAACCCTAAAACTCTTGGGGTATTTGATCCTTGTCAATACCAGGGGGGGAGGGGATGGTTCCCCCTAAGATCTCGGATCGAATGCGACAAAAATTTGCACCATGATAGAGAATGTAATCTACACATTTGCATAGGTAAATATCTCTAAATTTGTATATTCCATTGTATATTCATTACGCagtatttatgctaatttattcataaaatcatactttttacTTTAATCAACTAAATAAAATtggtagaatgctaatttttggagTAAACATTCTTTATAGCAATCCTAACAATTTTAATCTTAAAATTTCTGGTATCAAAAtcgattcatgtttttttttttttattaatttcttatatatttccctttttttaattttatattctTATTGGTTTTTTGGGACAAAACTTTGTCAATGATATTGTTTTGGTCATAAATAGCATCAAATTGAATGACTGTTGTCAATAAAGGCAAAACTAATCactcatttatgaatttttagcTGAAAACACAATTTTGGGTTTGACACGCACTTACATAATGTGTAATTTAAAAACTGCATACCCgtgcgtcacaaatttggtctcaaaagtgaGCGAGTGGcacaatcaaatttttttttatgtgtgtgtggcAGATTTATAACGAAAAAAACGAGGAGGGGGGTATTAGTGTTAAATGGCCACACACCGGGGAGTAAGAGAGCACCACCCCCCTATTCTTCAAagtaaattttcacaaaattctaTCCCAAATGTGAACGAAattctttaatttgaatttaaaattgCAAAAACGCCTGCAGAATTAGCTGGGTTGTTTCATCAATCTCTTGccttatatatattaaaaataattacatattattattattctttccAAGAAAAAAATCCTGCATATTACCATATGTATTTCTGCACAATAGTATTGTTTccatttccaagggggatccacactttacaagctttgctttttagtggacccccctcatttccatttatgctcaatattatactgtttaTTATACtgtaagaatgctcgtctgtaaaattgtatttgatttgtatcactttatattactttgtattatgttttgaatggaaatggaataaagaatttaattgaatattgttgagtaatacatgtacaagcagTTTTTGTGTTCCTGTTAGAAATATATCTGTCTGCCCGGTACGTTCATACTGTAAAGATTAACTAAAAGGGCAATTTTAGGATAAGCATTGTTACATTCAAGCCAAATTTAATACCTACTGTTACAGCTAATTGAAAGctatttcatttaatatccGGAGAattgtaacataaagcttagtatTAGTTTGTGGGGCCGAAATTTACAATTCATCATCACAATAAATCTTAGAATCACCCCCACGATCAATAACCAACCTTTCTACATGCTCAACCCTTCTCTTTCATATCACTAAcacagttcaattcaattttacttTCCCATCAATTACATTTCTTTTCATGCCCGTTTCATTCATGTTGTGGTCAAGAAAGATCTCGAGAGGctaatgcaaaagaaatagagagataCGCAACCAAACACATACAGCTACAATGCTAAATTAAATAACAATAAAGGCTGGTTCACAATGAAGGAAAACACAATATTTATCataaaaagaaaagcaaaaatcTTGTAGTGGAATATATGGTGGAACGAAGCATGGCTCTTGAACCATAGTGAGATATTGTGACTCATGTAAAAACAAAGTTCGATATATTACTCTGTGTTATGCACTAAAGTAGGAACAATACCAATTAGAATCCATCGCTcactattgaaaataaatttgccAAGTTAGTTTGGGAAAGTAGATTTGTTGAGACAAACGCATGGAACTTTATGTCAAGTATGATGGGAAAAATGAaggctgtatatatatatagtttcaAAATGACACAGACAGGAttgcagagaaaaaaaaattgagaaggtTTACTATTCCAGTATTGTAATTCTGAGgcaattttgaaatattcagcCAAATTTAACATGTGGTACAGATGATTTGCAAACTGCCCCATGCATTTGCATTCTCTAATTCCATAATGTTCACCCTCACCTCAATATGGTTTCAATAAAAGCAGAAGAAATGGAAATGATAAAGACATATTGGCAACATACTCCTAAGGGTAAtgcagttaaaaaaaattagaattgaattctgtgatgtcatatgcaaaTACTCCCCTAATATATCATGTGACATATATTCCATACAACATTCCTTATTTAAAGTTATATCATCAGAgacaatatttcaaacattcttcagtcatcatgaaccaGTAAAATATGGGAATTTatggaatatatataaaatatgaaaaatgggTGAGCTGCCTAAATGTGtcgtcaaataaaaaaaaatattctcagaaagattttatttttcaaacctTTAGTCGTATGTTACTATCACTGTTCtacatttattaaaatcaacttgatggcagggtgaactttcccctTAACACTAATTTGATTTAACTGCACTCTCAAAGAAACAGTTACACAAAAGACTTACAATGACCAAATAAGGACTTCTCTGAAAAGAAtgataagagaaagaaacatGGATAATTGTTGTTTGCTTTTAGGGCGAGACCTTATTCCTAAGCCACTGACCGATGCTGTCTCCATCCCTAGCTAACCATTTGGCCTTGAGTCGGATGTTCTCTAAGGACTGCTGGACGGTTCTTTCAGCTGC from the Lytechinus pictus isolate F3 Inbred chromosome 1, Lp3.0, whole genome shotgun sequence genome contains:
- the LOC129264640 gene encoding mucin-5AC-like codes for the protein MRGCGSTVVDYYLHYLYVYHSVSVRPFAYLFLSLSVEACNSNHVEHNGSCYYFSTSVANHSDANQSCHDIGLYLVAIETPEEQDFVVDNLLNPDVNHWIGLTADGSGNQVWSDSTNVTYSNYGMDEVNVFDDGGLCFRIRPSNNYTWYDQICSNLYRYICERKTMCPDTSAETPTTTLYTGTSSIDPISILSSDATQTIQNMDTSASLHDNTGASSVTSANMSTFAPLETTDGFIYDTNNATMATPPLSSSTPTSTAPRSSSSLPSSSWTTDGGFTSKSYLLTSKMTAAPTTHFTTTCHGKREYTRSTNFRLLASNSTINADYIHSSYSVSSHIGCAQQCLANVMCTAFAFLPTERLCLLGERGGTSSRFKRHLGATTYLMVSV
- the LOC129269715 gene encoding mucin-2-like, with product MGILQYCIFVLFNVHVCLCEIAVLPIFELTFILCERDSGAIDCGDGVIIISTANYGRTNSETCGQSHSTNCVSDVTSLLRASCSGHSTCAIEADNDVFGDPCGGVQKYLEVTYICIGSTTLTTTQVQTIPPTTTPQQTTTQTPSTAQQQTTTGIPTTTTTTQQQTTHTSTTNEETTAQPSTLPQQLTTIHPLTTTQQQTTVRNSTGQQTTTQKSASYEVTTPQQQPTTHPSTTPTQQQTTVGTLTTTNEETTTQPSTPQQQPTTHSSTTPTQQKTTLGPLTTTNEETTMQPSTPQQQPTTHPSTTPTQQQTTFGPSTTTWQQTAPETSTSYKETTTRPSTTPQQQPTTHPSTTPTQQQTTFGPSTTTQQQTAPETSTSYKETTTQPSTTPQQQPTMHPSTTPTQQQTTFGPSTTTRQQTAPETSTSYKETTVQPSTPQQQPTTHPSTTVTQQQTTFGPSTTTGQQTTTQTTTTQPLSTPQQKSTTHPSTTATQQQTTIGPTRTQQHRTTQILTTNKGTTPQTPRTQQLTTTRPSISAQQQTSVGSSTTTQRQTTMQTSTEIEKTATQQQTASQTSKQNEKTTTQLSTTPHQQPATHPSTTAQQQTTVGSSTTHDQTTTQPSTENKETQSSTRQQQTTTSNEDTSMKLPQTTTQQQSTIHPSITTQQQTKTQMSTANEETTTQQQTTTQTSKQNEDTATQLSTTSQQQLTTHPSTTMQQQTTVIFSTTTQPQPTTQISSSNKERTTQPSTTTQQQTTRQPSTTVNEETTTITPTHTSTGTKETSQPSTTLLLQTTLQPLTTLQQQISTERLTTKEETTMVTVIATDPLTTVHEETSTQHQTTTWSSTSTQQQTMHASTLLHEQSPTQQSTTLHQRTTLFSSSMQQQSTLHSSASTQQQTTSESQQTNHQQTTSEPRKTTQQQTRTQSSARQSTTQPSPITPLMQTTQPSTAQMQQLTTTHHSSIGRQTTSGTAEIYQAGATQRKLPSKYKTFRRYWLLADNAVLDASYTLPGVTSFIQCSQICFDEASCPAFTYIKSDRLCLIGEPSALNMLQLHQGAKTYSSELNL